In Mucilaginibacter celer, one DNA window encodes the following:
- a CDS encoding GlxA family transcriptional regulator — MKEIALLIHEDINLSTISGVLDMVRHTNRFLVESGKTEAFRVMLVGEKINNNLLYFPAQFTGFKTIDEITDIDLVIAPAFYGPPDLVMRKNKKLIDFIASMYDKGAEVASLCFGSYFLAEAGVLDGKPCTTHWVAVDDMKRRYPKVTILADMVTTDKDGTYTSGGAFSSMNLVLYLIEKYCGRDVGIWASKMFSLDIDRTSQAHFQVFEGQHQHEDQEIRRSQLFIENNYHLPISVEEIAGQTNMSKRNFIRRFKSATQNTPMEYLQKVKIESVKKGLEKTNFNVSELMYKVGYNDLKTFRKIFKRITGLTPQDYRNKYCRRAVLEN, encoded by the coding sequence ATGAAGGAAATAGCACTGCTTATTCACGAGGATATTAATCTTTCAACCATATCGGGCGTACTGGATATGGTGAGGCATACCAATCGTTTTTTGGTTGAAAGTGGCAAAACCGAGGCTTTTCGCGTAATGCTTGTTGGCGAAAAGATTAATAACAACCTGCTGTATTTCCCTGCACAGTTTACCGGTTTTAAAACTATTGATGAAATAACCGATATCGACCTGGTGATAGCTCCCGCCTTTTACGGTCCACCCGATTTGGTAATGCGGAAAAACAAAAAACTGATTGATTTTATTGCAAGCATGTACGATAAGGGGGCCGAAGTAGCGAGCCTTTGCTTCGGCAGCTATTTTTTGGCCGAAGCCGGTGTGTTGGATGGTAAACCCTGCACAACGCATTGGGTAGCTGTTGACGATATGAAGCGCCGATACCCCAAAGTAACTATCCTGGCCGATATGGTAACCACCGATAAAGATGGCACCTACACCAGCGGCGGTGCTTTTTCGAGCATGAACCTGGTGCTTTATTTGATTGAAAAATATTGCGGCAGAGATGTAGGTATCTGGGCCAGTAAAATGTTCTCGCTGGATATCGACCGTACCAGCCAGGCGCATTTCCAGGTGTTTGAGGGGCAGCATCAGCACGAAGACCAGGAGATCAGGCGCTCGCAGTTGTTTATCGAAAATAATTACCACCTACCTATTTCGGTTGAAGAAATTGCCGGGCAAACCAATATGAGCAAGCGCAATTTTATTCGCAGGTTTAAAAGCGCTACCCAAAACACCCCGATGGAGTACCTGCAAAAGGTGAAAATTGAATCGGTAAAAAAAGGGTTGGAGAAGACCAATTTCAACGTTAGCGAATTGATGTATAAGGTGGGTTACAATGACCTGAAAACTTTCAGGAAGATCTTTAAGCGGATAACCGGTTTAACACCGCAGGATTACCGGAATAAGTATTGCCGGAGGGCGGTGTTGGAGAATTAG
- a CDS encoding ankyrin repeat domain-containing protein produces the protein MSIERLEEYIAAADLDAINTLLGRDPALAKQKTSLNVSPLMLSCYYKQSAVTALLLNYVSDLSLFEAAAAGKFDDVAHWITTHPDTIDDYAEDGFTALGLACYFGRFDVARYLVLKGANVNLQSNNGFNVFPIHSAAAGNYTDIARMLIENGAKVNVVQQAGATPLHSAAQNGNLDLIILLLENGAEVYTRMEGGKLPADLAREKGFEEIAEILG, from the coding sequence ATGAGTATAGAAAGACTGGAAGAATATATTGCCGCCGCCGATTTAGATGCTATCAACACCCTGTTGGGCCGCGACCCGGCATTAGCTAAGCAAAAAACAAGCCTCAACGTGTCGCCGCTTATGCTGTCTTGTTATTATAAACAGTCGGCAGTAACGGCCTTGCTGCTTAATTATGTTAGTGATTTGAGCCTGTTTGAAGCCGCTGCGGCGGGTAAATTTGATGATGTTGCTCATTGGATAACCACTCATCCGGATACGATTGATGATTATGCCGAAGATGGTTTTACCGCTCTTGGTTTGGCCTGTTACTTCGGCCGTTTTGATGTAGCCCGGTATCTTGTATTGAAGGGGGCAAATGTTAACCTGCAATCAAATAACGGTTTTAATGTGTTCCCGATTCACTCGGCCGCTGCCGGCAATTATACTGATATTGCCCGGATGCTGATTGAAAACGGCGCTAAGGTTAACGTGGTACAGCAAGCCGGAGCAACCCCGCTGCATTCGGCAGCGCAGAATGGCAACCTTGATCTGATTATCCTGTTACTTGAAAACGGTGCCGAGGTTTATACCCGTATGGAAGGTGGCAAACTTCCTGCCGATCTGGCCCGCGAAAAAGGCTTTGAAGAGATAGCCGAAATTTTGGGTTAA